The following are encoded together in the Anopheles nili chromosome 3, idAnoNiliSN_F5_01, whole genome shotgun sequence genome:
- the LOC128723542 gene encoding protein kintoun: MATKDFEISRDEFRNITRCLDNKEFRDLFADYCNELRDNRKQYEEELSILEAERGYDVKFLKPLPGYVIKTIVDGKHKGFINVCQCELVQKPTSASGINEDGTKGLKWNIPYAQTQPRRDYDNKRIECTVYDVMFHPDSLHLASKHDGFRKLLTDTSLDAVEKSFGVKLDRANLRFPKLHYKGTPSSSVVREKMPHFENLPRDELFDKLLPPIPSSATAKAGAHRSELKIEREENVKNKENIKRSIPVGETFYTTPEYKIIQRRDVEYEEMTNELDAKIDVTIPRELKIVITLPLLKSTSECALDVTKTMLHLVSEKPAKYKLELKLPYEVKESEGKATFNVDERTLTVTLPVFRKRNITLQDINSINAKETGKLIEEFHTVPAHTLPQVGLQATETHSALAAVVETPRKTIFPKFSVNKMENLLAFTLNVRNVDPATIELDNRSDSVYCRFTNVGNGYFPCFYVFFVRFPNALVTEVQHEEWDNNLIIQITLNTANISSYQAGPDEHETVEYSIMEDITDKINKFGKEIEDDSLCIAVVRQGKTSSKVKSGGMMSIEITKRDQAEHSAEESLEDEEMAKEESKSSMPNAHSATSAEECDEKDGSEAEKARAALKAKRNSRRKKKERSLSESFCDHLKVIVENEASTGSFGDQPKAISEVPSSGPASQTADTPDGKARKVRSLSECYPVKDSEAADEVASIPTLTRKYKGILKRSSYDRSISECSSVDDLGTSVEMNLAQSVGEECRKTVRFNNAIRKQLFRSNSCILTMKRRTQKKKEVKRRAAARRMSEGESTDNDEKEAQHQEDDHGSSSDQQDEKDAIEDDSGVSFDSESGDKDVADVKEGNSKLTTKRKNNNKNSHSAGSKQTPGKKRGREVKNIEFKSDMIFDIEL, translated from the exons ATGGCAACGAAAGATTTTGAAATCTCGCGGGATGAATTTCGAAACATAACGCGGTGTTTGGATAATAAGGAGTTCCGTGATCTCTTTGCGGATTACTGCAACGAGCTGCGTGATAATCGGAAACAGTACGAAGAAGAGCTGTCCATACTTGAGGCGGAGCGTGGATACGACGTGAAGTTCCTAAAGCCCTTGCCGGGTTACGTAATAAAAACAATTGTTGACGGAAAACACAAAGGATTCATCAATGTGTGTCAGTGCGAGTTGGTGCAAAAACCGACGAGCGCTTCCGGCATCAACGAAGATGGAACGAAGGGCCTAAAGTGGAACATCCCTTACGCCCAAACACAACCGCGCCGGGATTACGACAACAAGCGGATAGAGTGCACTGTTTACGATGTGATGTTTCATCCGGACTCGCTGCACTTGGCCTCGAAGCACGATGGTTTCCGGAAGCTGCTCACCGATACATCGCTGGATGCGGTAGAAAAATCTTTCGGCGTAAAGTTGGATCGCGCGAATCTGCGATTCCCGAAGCTTCACTACAAGGGCACCCCAAGCTCTTCGGTAGTCCGCGAAAAAATGCCCCATTTCGAGAACCTACCTAGGGACGAACTTTTCGACAAACTGCTGCCACCAATTCCGAGTTCAGCCACCGCAAAGGCGGGAGCTCATCGTTCGGAGTTAAAAATCGAGCGTGAAGAGAACGttaaaaacaaagaaaacatcaAGCGATCAATCCCTGTCGGTGAGACATTTTATACAACACCCGAGTACAAAATCATTCAGCGTCGAGATGTCGAGTACGAGGAAATGACAAACGAGCTTGACGCCAAAATCGACGTGACAATTCCGCGCGAACTGAAAATAGTCATCACGTTGCCATTGCTAAAGTCAACCTCTGAGTGTGCGCTGGACGTAACCAAGACGATGTTGCACTTGGTAAGCGAAAAACCGGCCAAATATAAGCTGGAACTAAAGCTGCCCTATGAGGTGAAGGAAAGTGAAGGAAAGGCCACCTTCAACGTGGATGAACGGACGCTCACGGTAACGTTACCGGTGttccgaaaacgaaacatcacCCTGCAAGACATTAATTCCATTAACGCGAAAGAAACGGGGAAACTGATCGAAGAATTTCACACAGTTCCTGCGCACACCTTGCCTCAGGTCGGTTTGCAGGCGACCGAAACACATAGTGCTCTGGCGGCAGTGGTAGAAACACCGAGGAAAACGATTTTCCCCAAATTTTCGGTCAACAAGATGGAAAATCTGCTAGCTTTCACGCTCAACGTACGCAATGTAGATCCGGCGACGATCGAGCTGGACAACCGTAGCGATTCGGTTTACTGCCGGTTCACAAACGTTGGAAACGGATATTTCCCCTGCTTCTACGTATTTTTCGTGCGCTTTCCCAATGCACTTGTGACGGAAGTGCAACATGAAGAGTGGGACAACAATCTCATCATTCAAATCACTCTCAACACGGCAAACATTTCGTCCTATCAGGCAGGGCCCGACGAACATGAAACAGTGGAGTACTCCATCATGGAGGACATAAcggacaaaataaataaatttggcAAAGAGATAGAGGACGACAGTTTGTGTATAGCGGTGGTGCGCCAAGGCAAGACCTCGTCGAAGGTGAAGTCGGGAGGGATGATGAGCATCGAAATCACCAAGAGAGATCAAGCCGAACACTCTGCAGAAGAGTCCCTGGAGGATGAGGAGATGGCGAAAGAGGAAAGCAAATCTTCGATGCCGAATGCGCACTCGGCCACTTCTGCCGAAGAGTGCGACGAAAAGGATGGGTCGGAAGCGGAAAAGGCTAGAGCGGCTCTGAAGGCCAAAAGAAACTCCCGTAGGAAGAAGAAGGAGCGTTCGCTATCTGAATCATTTTGCGATCATCTTAAGGTGAtcgtggaaaatgaagctaGCACCGGTAGTTTCGGCGATCAGCCAAAGGCAATTTCCGAGGTTCCGAGTTCAGGGCCAGCATCGCAGACAGCTGATACACCGGACGGGAAGGCGAGAAAGGTTCGTAGTCTGTCCGAATGCTACCCGGTAAAGGATTCAGAAGCTGCCGATGAAGTAGCAAGCATCCCAACGCTAACGCGCAAGTACAAGGGTATCCTGAAACGCAGCTCGTACGACCGGAGCATCAGCGAGTGTTCTTCGGTTGATGATTTGGGCACGTCAGTTGAGATGAATTTAGCTCAATCCGTCGGCGAAGAGTGCCGGAAAACAGTTCGGTTTAATAATGCCATCCGGAAGCAGTTGTTCAG ATCAAATTCATGCATTCTTACTATGAAGAGACGGacgcagaagaaaaaggaggTGAAGCGTCGTGCGGCGGCCCGTCGAATGAGCGAAGGGGAGAGCACTGATAATGACGAAAAAGAAGCG CAACACCAGGAAGATGACCATGGCTCGAGCAGTGACCAACAGGATGAAAAGGATGCGATAGAGGACGACAGCGGTGTGTCTTTCGATTCAGAATCTGGCGATAAGGATGTTGCTGACGTGAAGGAGGGAAATTCGAAGTTgacaacgaaacggaaaaacaacaataagaACTCTCATTCAGCAGGTTCTAAGCAAACTCCTGGCAAAAAACGTGGCAGGGAGGTGAAGAACATTGAGTTTAAAAGTGATATGATTTTCGATATTGAACTGTAA
- the LOC128726328 gene encoding GTP-binding protein Di-Ras1, with protein sequence MKMSDFERIRLVILGGAGVGKSCIIKRFLFKTYSDKYRPTVEDLYNREYDLGSVTLKVDILDTSGEMQFPAMRRLSIATAHAFLLVYATTSEASLGCIKQCFEEIREQRADFQDIPMVIVGNKYDLTASHREVRIEDVSEWVFCELPKLKVKVLECSAKDDYNIMEIFRTFVTLSRILPANGSAESGSGLKRRSSAYVSASSKAKSRIGSPSIGGCEKSKDPSYLVAATSEGTSGGCSSGASGVANATAADLKAKPRSRSLIRRSSRKTKQQIQNASGAEDCNIQ encoded by the exons ATGAAAATGTCAGACTTCGAACGAATAAGGCTCGTGATTTTGGGCGGGGCCGGCGTCGGTAAGAGTTGCATCATAAAGCGGTTCCTGTTTAAAACGTACTCCGACAAGTACCGGCCAACGGTGGAAGACCTGTACAACCGGGAGTATGACCTCGGTTCGGTAACACTCAAG GTTGACATCCTTGATACGTCCGGTGAGATGCAGTTTCCGGCCATGAGACGGCTCTCGATTGCGACGGCCCATGCGTTCCTGCTGGTGTACGCGACCACGTCCGAGGCGAGCTTGGGCTGTATCAAGCAGTGCTTCGAGGAGATCCGCGAGCAGCGGGCCGACTTCCAGGACATTCCCATGGTGATCGTCGGCAACAAGTACGACCTGACGGCGTCACATCGCGAGGTGCGCATCGAGGACGTCTCCGAGTGGGTGTTCTGTGAGCTGCCAAAGCTGAA AGTGAAGGTGCTCGAGTGTTCGGCAAAGGACGATTACAATATCATGGAGATATTTCGAACGTTTGTCACACTGTCCCGAATTCTACCAGCGAATGGGAGCGCCGAGTCCGGCTCTGGGTTGAAACGTCGTTCATCCGCCTACGTCAGCGCCAGCAGTAAAG CAAAATCGAGAATCGGAAGTCCGTCCATTGGAGGTTGTGAAAAGTCCAAAGACCCGTCGTACCTAGTGGCAGCCACATCGGAGGGTACGAGTGGCGGCTGCAGCAGTGGTGCCAGTGGTGTTGCCAACGCAACTGCGGCAGATCTGAAGGCGAAACCACGATCAAG ATCGCTCATACGAAGATCATCCCGCAAGACCAAGCAACAGATTCAGAATGCGTCGGGAGCTGAAGACTGCAATATCCAATAA